From one Suricata suricatta isolate VVHF042 chromosome 8, meerkat_22Aug2017_6uvM2_HiC, whole genome shotgun sequence genomic stretch:
- the NRAS gene encoding GTPase NRas, whose amino-acid sequence MTEYKLVVVGAGGVGKSALTIQLIQNHFVDEYDPTIEDSYRKQVVIDGETCLLDILDTAGQEEYSAMRDQYMRTGEGFLCVFAINNSKSFADINLYREQIKRVKDSDDVPMVLVGNKCDLPTRTVDTKQAHELAKSYGIPFIETSAKTRQGVEDAFYTLVREIRQYRMKKLNSSDDGTQGCMGLPCVVM is encoded by the exons ATGACTGAGTACAAACTGGTGGTGGTTggagcaggtggtgttgggaaaagCGCACTGACAATCCAGCTAATCCAGAACCACTTTGTAGATGAATATGATCCCACTATAGAG GATTCTTACCGAAAACAGGTGGTTATAGATGGTGAAACCTGTCTGTTGGACATACTGGATACAGCCGGCCAAGAAGAGTACAGTGCCATGAGAGACCAATACATGAGGACAGGCGAAGGCTTCCTCTGTGTATTTGCCATCAATAATAGCAAATCCTTTGCAGATATTAACCTTTACAG GGAACAGATTAAGCGAGTAAAAGACTCAGATGATGTACCAATGGTGCTAGTAGGAAACAAGTGTGATTTGCCAACAAGGACTGTCGACACGAAACAAGCCCACGAACTGGCCAAGAGTTACGGGATTCCATTCATTGAAACCTCAGCCAAGACCAGACAG GGTGTTGAAGATGCCTTTTACACACTGGTAAGAGAAATACGTCAGTACCGAATGAAGAAACTCAACAGCAGTGATGATGGGACTCAAGGTTGTATGGGGTTACCGTGCGTGGTGATGTAA
- the CSDE1 gene encoding cold shock domain-containing protein E1 isoform X1, which produces MENVFTVSSDPHPPPAAPPSLSLPLSSSSTSSGTKKQKRTPTYQRSMSFDPNLLHNNGHNGYPNGTSAALRETGVIEKLLTSYGFIQCSERQARLFFHCSQYNGNLQDLKVGDDVEFEVSSDRRTGKPIAVKLVKIKPEILPEERMNGQVVCAVPHNLESKSPAAPGQSPTGSVCYERNGEVFYLTYTPEDVEGNVQLETGDKINFVIDNNKHTGAVSARNIMLLKKKQARCQGVVCAMKEAFGFIERGDIVKEIFFHYSEFKGDLETLQPGDDVEFTIKDRNGKEVATDVRLLPQGTVIFEDISIEHFEGTVTKVIPKVPSKNQNDPLPGRIKVDFVIPKELPFGDKDTKSKVTLLEGDHVRFNISTDRRDKLERATNIEVLSNTFQFTNEAREMGVIAAMRDGFGFIKCVDRDARMFFHFSEILDGNQLHIADEVEFTVVPDMLSAQRNHAIRIKKLPKGTVSFHSHSDHRFLGTVEKEATFSNPKTTSPNKGKEKEAEDGVIAYDDCGVKLTIAFQAKDVEGSTSPQIGDKVEFSISDKQRPGQQIATCVRLLGRNSNSKRLLGYVATLKDNFGFIETANHDKEIFFHYSEFSGDVDSLELGDMVEYSLSKGKGNKVSAEKVNKTHSVNGITEEADPTIYSGKVIRPLRSVDPTQTEYQGMIEIVEEGDMKGEVYPFGIVGMANKGDCLQKGESVKFQLCVLGQNAQTMAYNITPLRRATVECVKDQFGFINYEVGDSKKLFFHVKEVQDGIELQAGDEVEFSVILNQRTGKCSACNVWRVCEGPKAVAAPRPDRLVNRLKNITLDDASAPRLMVLRQPRGPDNSMGFGAERKIRQAGVID; this is translated from the exons ATGGAGAACGTTTTTACTGTATCATCAGATCCTCATccccctcctgcagcccctccttCACTTTCTTTACCTTTATCTTCATCTTCTACCTCATCCGggactaaaaaacaaaagaggaccCCCACGTATCAGAGATCT aTGAGCTTTGATCCAAACCTTCTCCATAACAATGGACACAATGGGTACCCCAATGGTACTTCAGCAGCACTGCGTGAAACTGGGGTTATTGAAAAACTGCTCACCTCTTACGGATTTATTCAGTGTTCAGAACGTCAAGCTAGACTTTTCTTCCACTGTTCACAGTATAATGGCAACCTGCAGGACTTAAAAGTAGGAG ATGATGTTGAATTTGAAGTATCATCTGATCGGCGGACTGGGAAACCCATTGCTGTTAAACTGGTGaagataaaaccagaaatcctcCCTGAAGAACGAATGAATGGACAA GTTGTGTGCGCTGTTCCTCACAACTTAGAGAGTAAATCTCCAGCTGCCCCGGGTCAGAGTCCAACAGGGAGTGTATGCTACGAACGTAATGGG GAAGTGTTTTATCTGACTTACACTCCTGAAGATGTCGAAGGGAATGTTCAGCTGGAAACCGgagataaaataaactttgtaatTGATAACAATAAAca TACTGGTGCTGTAAGTGCTCGTAACATTATGctgttgaaaaagaaacaagccCGCTGTCAGGGAGTAGTTTGTGCCATGAAG GAGGCGTTTGGCTTTATTGAAAGAGGTGATATTGTAAAAGAGATATTCTTTCACTATAGTGAATTTAAGGGTGACTTAGAAACCTTGCAGCCTGGAGATGACGTGGAATTCACAATCAAGGACAGAAAT GGTAAAGAAGTTGCAACAGATGTCAGACTATTGCCTCAAGGAACAGTCATTTTTGAAGATATCAGCATTGAACATTTTGAAGGAACTGTAACCAAAGTAATCCCAAAAGTACCCAGTAAAAACCAG AATGACCCATTGCCAGGACGCATCAAAGTTGATTTTGTGATTCCTAAAGAGCTTCCCTTTGGAGACAAAGATACAAAATCCAAGGTGACCCTGCTGGAAGGCGACCATGTTAGGTTTAATATTTCAACAGACCGGCGTGACAAACTAGAACGAGCAACCAACATAGAAGTTCTGTCTAATACGTTTCAGTTCACTAATGAAGCCAGAGAGATG GGTGTAATTGCTGCCATGAGAGACGGTTTTGGTTTCATCAAGTGTGTGGATCGTGATGCTCGTATGTTCTTCCACTTCAGTGAAATTCTGGATGGGAATCAGCTCCATATTGCAGATGAAGTAGAGTTTACTGTGGTTCCT GATATGCTCTCTGCCCAAAGAAATCATGCTATTAGGATTAAAAAGCTTCCCAAGGGCACGGTTTCGTTCCATTCCCATTCAGATCATCGTTTTCTGGGCACTGTAGAAAAAGAAGCCACTTTCTCCAATCCTAAAACCACTAGCccaaataaaggcaaagaaaag gAGGCTGAGGATGGTGTTATTGCTTATGATGATTGTGGGGTGAAATTGACCATTGCTTTTCAAGCCAAGGATGTGGAAGGATCTACATCTCCTCAAATAGGAGACAAG GTTGAATTTAGTATTAGTGACAAACAGAGGCCTGGACAGCAGATTGCAACTTGTGTTCGACTTTTAGGTCGTAATTCCAACTCCAAGAGGCTCTTGGGTTATGTGGCAACTCTGAAGGATAATTTTGGATTTAttgaaacagccaatcatgataAGGAAATCTTTTTCCATTACAG tGAGTTCTCTGGTGATGTTGATAGCTTGGAACTGGGAGACATGGTCGAGTATAGCTTGTCCAAAGGCAAAGGCAACAAAGTCAGTGCagaaaaagtgaacaaaacacaCTCAG TGAATGGCATTACTGAGGAAGCTGATCCCACCATCTACTCTGGCAAAGTCATTCGCCCTTTGAGGAGTGTTGATCCAACACAGACTGAGTACCAAGGAATGATTGAGATTGTGGAGGAAG GGGATATGAAAGGTGAAGTCTATCCATTTGGCATAGTTGGGATGGCCAACAAAGGGGACTGCCTGCAGAAAGGGGAGAGTGTCAAGTTCCAGTTGTGTGTCCTGGGCCAAAATGCACAGACTATGGCCTACAACATCACACCCCTGCGTAGGGCCACAGTGGAGTGTGTGAAAGATCAG ttTGGCTTCATTAATTATGAAGTAGGAGATAGCAAGAAGCTCTTTTTCCATGTGAAAGAAGTTCAAGATGGCATTGAGCTACAGGCTGGAGATGAGGTGGAATTCTCAGTGATTCTTAATCAGCGCACTGGCAAGTGCAGTGCTTGTAATGTTTGGCGAGTCTg CGAGGGCCCCAAGGCTGTTGCAGCTCCACGACCAGATAGGTTGGTCAATCGCTTGAAGAACATCACCCTGGATGATGCCAGTGCTCCTCGCCTAATGGTTCTTCGTCAGCCAAGGGGACCAGATAACTCAATG GGATTTGGTGCAGAAAGAAAGATTCGTCAAGCTGGTGTCATTGACTAA
- the CSDE1 gene encoding cold shock domain-containing protein E1 isoform X3, with protein sequence MSFDPNLLHNNGHNGYPNGTSAALRETGVIEKLLTSYGFIQCSERQARLFFHCSQYNGNLQDLKVGDDVEFEVSSDRRTGKPIAVKLVKIKPEILPEERMNGQVVCAVPHNLESKSPAAPGQSPTGSVCYERNGEVFYLTYTPEDVEGNVQLETGDKINFVIDNNKHTGAVSARNIMLLKKKQARCQGVVCAMKEAFGFIERGDIVKEIFFHYSEFKGDLETLQPGDDVEFTIKDRNGKEVATDVRLLPQGTVIFEDISIEHFEGTVTKVIPKVPSKNQNDPLPGRIKVDFVIPKELPFGDKDTKSKVTLLEGDHVRFNISTDRRDKLERATNIEVLSNTFQFTNEAREMGVIAAMRDGFGFIKCVDRDARMFFHFSEILDGNQLHIADEVEFTVVPDMLSAQRNHAIRIKKLPKGTVSFHSHSDHRFLGTVEKEATFSNPKTTSPNKGKEKEAEDGVIAYDDCGVKLTIAFQAKDVEGSTSPQIGDKVEFSISDKQRPGQQIATCVRLLGRNSNSKRLLGYVATLKDNFGFIETANHDKEIFFHYSEFSGDVDSLELGDMVEYSLSKGKGNKVSAEKVNKTHSVNGITEEADPTIYSGKVIRPLRSVDPTQTEYQGMIEIVEEGDMKGEVYPFGIVGMANKGDCLQKGESVKFQLCVLGQNAQTMAYNITPLRRATVECVKDQFGFINYEVGDSKKLFFHVKEVQDGIELQAGDEVEFSVILNQRTGKCSACNVWRVCEGPKAVAAPRPDRLVNRLKNITLDDASAPRLMVLRQPRGPDNSMGFGAERKIRQAGVID encoded by the exons aTGAGCTTTGATCCAAACCTTCTCCATAACAATGGACACAATGGGTACCCCAATGGTACTTCAGCAGCACTGCGTGAAACTGGGGTTATTGAAAAACTGCTCACCTCTTACGGATTTATTCAGTGTTCAGAACGTCAAGCTAGACTTTTCTTCCACTGTTCACAGTATAATGGCAACCTGCAGGACTTAAAAGTAGGAG ATGATGTTGAATTTGAAGTATCATCTGATCGGCGGACTGGGAAACCCATTGCTGTTAAACTGGTGaagataaaaccagaaatcctcCCTGAAGAACGAATGAATGGACAA GTTGTGTGCGCTGTTCCTCACAACTTAGAGAGTAAATCTCCAGCTGCCCCGGGTCAGAGTCCAACAGGGAGTGTATGCTACGAACGTAATGGG GAAGTGTTTTATCTGACTTACACTCCTGAAGATGTCGAAGGGAATGTTCAGCTGGAAACCGgagataaaataaactttgtaatTGATAACAATAAAca TACTGGTGCTGTAAGTGCTCGTAACATTATGctgttgaaaaagaaacaagccCGCTGTCAGGGAGTAGTTTGTGCCATGAAG GAGGCGTTTGGCTTTATTGAAAGAGGTGATATTGTAAAAGAGATATTCTTTCACTATAGTGAATTTAAGGGTGACTTAGAAACCTTGCAGCCTGGAGATGACGTGGAATTCACAATCAAGGACAGAAAT GGTAAAGAAGTTGCAACAGATGTCAGACTATTGCCTCAAGGAACAGTCATTTTTGAAGATATCAGCATTGAACATTTTGAAGGAACTGTAACCAAAGTAATCCCAAAAGTACCCAGTAAAAACCAG AATGACCCATTGCCAGGACGCATCAAAGTTGATTTTGTGATTCCTAAAGAGCTTCCCTTTGGAGACAAAGATACAAAATCCAAGGTGACCCTGCTGGAAGGCGACCATGTTAGGTTTAATATTTCAACAGACCGGCGTGACAAACTAGAACGAGCAACCAACATAGAAGTTCTGTCTAATACGTTTCAGTTCACTAATGAAGCCAGAGAGATG GGTGTAATTGCTGCCATGAGAGACGGTTTTGGTTTCATCAAGTGTGTGGATCGTGATGCTCGTATGTTCTTCCACTTCAGTGAAATTCTGGATGGGAATCAGCTCCATATTGCAGATGAAGTAGAGTTTACTGTGGTTCCT GATATGCTCTCTGCCCAAAGAAATCATGCTATTAGGATTAAAAAGCTTCCCAAGGGCACGGTTTCGTTCCATTCCCATTCAGATCATCGTTTTCTGGGCACTGTAGAAAAAGAAGCCACTTTCTCCAATCCTAAAACCACTAGCccaaataaaggcaaagaaaag gAGGCTGAGGATGGTGTTATTGCTTATGATGATTGTGGGGTGAAATTGACCATTGCTTTTCAAGCCAAGGATGTGGAAGGATCTACATCTCCTCAAATAGGAGACAAG GTTGAATTTAGTATTAGTGACAAACAGAGGCCTGGACAGCAGATTGCAACTTGTGTTCGACTTTTAGGTCGTAATTCCAACTCCAAGAGGCTCTTGGGTTATGTGGCAACTCTGAAGGATAATTTTGGATTTAttgaaacagccaatcatgataAGGAAATCTTTTTCCATTACAG tGAGTTCTCTGGTGATGTTGATAGCTTGGAACTGGGAGACATGGTCGAGTATAGCTTGTCCAAAGGCAAAGGCAACAAAGTCAGTGCagaaaaagtgaacaaaacacaCTCAG TGAATGGCATTACTGAGGAAGCTGATCCCACCATCTACTCTGGCAAAGTCATTCGCCCTTTGAGGAGTGTTGATCCAACACAGACTGAGTACCAAGGAATGATTGAGATTGTGGAGGAAG GGGATATGAAAGGTGAAGTCTATCCATTTGGCATAGTTGGGATGGCCAACAAAGGGGACTGCCTGCAGAAAGGGGAGAGTGTCAAGTTCCAGTTGTGTGTCCTGGGCCAAAATGCACAGACTATGGCCTACAACATCACACCCCTGCGTAGGGCCACAGTGGAGTGTGTGAAAGATCAG ttTGGCTTCATTAATTATGAAGTAGGAGATAGCAAGAAGCTCTTTTTCCATGTGAAAGAAGTTCAAGATGGCATTGAGCTACAGGCTGGAGATGAGGTGGAATTCTCAGTGATTCTTAATCAGCGCACTGGCAAGTGCAGTGCTTGTAATGTTTGGCGAGTCTg CGAGGGCCCCAAGGCTGTTGCAGCTCCACGACCAGATAGGTTGGTCAATCGCTTGAAGAACATCACCCTGGATGATGCCAGTGCTCCTCGCCTAATGGTTCTTCGTCAGCCAAGGGGACCAGATAACTCAATG GGATTTGGTGCAGAAAGAAAGATTCGTCAAGCTGGTGTCATTGACTAA
- the CSDE1 gene encoding cold shock domain-containing protein E1 isoform X2, with translation MENVFTVSSDPHPPPAAPPSLSLPLSSSSTSSGTKKQKRTPTYQRSMSFDPNLLHNNGHNGYPNGTSAALRETGVIEKLLTSYGFIQCSERQARLFFHCSQYNGNLQDLKVGDDVEFEVSSDRRTGKPIAVKLVKIKPEILPEERMNGQEVFYLTYTPEDVEGNVQLETGDKINFVIDNNKHTGAVSARNIMLLKKKQARCQGVVCAMKEAFGFIERGDIVKEIFFHYSEFKGDLETLQPGDDVEFTIKDRNGKEVATDVRLLPQGTVIFEDISIEHFEGTVTKVIPKVPSKNQNDPLPGRIKVDFVIPKELPFGDKDTKSKVTLLEGDHVRFNISTDRRDKLERATNIEVLSNTFQFTNEAREMGVIAAMRDGFGFIKCVDRDARMFFHFSEILDGNQLHIADEVEFTVVPDMLSAQRNHAIRIKKLPKGTVSFHSHSDHRFLGTVEKEATFSNPKTTSPNKGKEKEAEDGVIAYDDCGVKLTIAFQAKDVEGSTSPQIGDKVEFSISDKQRPGQQIATCVRLLGRNSNSKRLLGYVATLKDNFGFIETANHDKEIFFHYSEFSGDVDSLELGDMVEYSLSKGKGNKVSAEKVNKTHSVNGITEEADPTIYSGKVIRPLRSVDPTQTEYQGMIEIVEEGDMKGEVYPFGIVGMANKGDCLQKGESVKFQLCVLGQNAQTMAYNITPLRRATVECVKDQFGFINYEVGDSKKLFFHVKEVQDGIELQAGDEVEFSVILNQRTGKCSACNVWRVCEGPKAVAAPRPDRLVNRLKNITLDDASAPRLMVLRQPRGPDNSMGFGAERKIRQAGVID, from the exons ATGGAGAACGTTTTTACTGTATCATCAGATCCTCATccccctcctgcagcccctccttCACTTTCTTTACCTTTATCTTCATCTTCTACCTCATCCGggactaaaaaacaaaagaggaccCCCACGTATCAGAGATCT aTGAGCTTTGATCCAAACCTTCTCCATAACAATGGACACAATGGGTACCCCAATGGTACTTCAGCAGCACTGCGTGAAACTGGGGTTATTGAAAAACTGCTCACCTCTTACGGATTTATTCAGTGTTCAGAACGTCAAGCTAGACTTTTCTTCCACTGTTCACAGTATAATGGCAACCTGCAGGACTTAAAAGTAGGAG ATGATGTTGAATTTGAAGTATCATCTGATCGGCGGACTGGGAAACCCATTGCTGTTAAACTGGTGaagataaaaccagaaatcctcCCTGAAGAACGAATGAATGGACAA GAAGTGTTTTATCTGACTTACACTCCTGAAGATGTCGAAGGGAATGTTCAGCTGGAAACCGgagataaaataaactttgtaatTGATAACAATAAAca TACTGGTGCTGTAAGTGCTCGTAACATTATGctgttgaaaaagaaacaagccCGCTGTCAGGGAGTAGTTTGTGCCATGAAG GAGGCGTTTGGCTTTATTGAAAGAGGTGATATTGTAAAAGAGATATTCTTTCACTATAGTGAATTTAAGGGTGACTTAGAAACCTTGCAGCCTGGAGATGACGTGGAATTCACAATCAAGGACAGAAAT GGTAAAGAAGTTGCAACAGATGTCAGACTATTGCCTCAAGGAACAGTCATTTTTGAAGATATCAGCATTGAACATTTTGAAGGAACTGTAACCAAAGTAATCCCAAAAGTACCCAGTAAAAACCAG AATGACCCATTGCCAGGACGCATCAAAGTTGATTTTGTGATTCCTAAAGAGCTTCCCTTTGGAGACAAAGATACAAAATCCAAGGTGACCCTGCTGGAAGGCGACCATGTTAGGTTTAATATTTCAACAGACCGGCGTGACAAACTAGAACGAGCAACCAACATAGAAGTTCTGTCTAATACGTTTCAGTTCACTAATGAAGCCAGAGAGATG GGTGTAATTGCTGCCATGAGAGACGGTTTTGGTTTCATCAAGTGTGTGGATCGTGATGCTCGTATGTTCTTCCACTTCAGTGAAATTCTGGATGGGAATCAGCTCCATATTGCAGATGAAGTAGAGTTTACTGTGGTTCCT GATATGCTCTCTGCCCAAAGAAATCATGCTATTAGGATTAAAAAGCTTCCCAAGGGCACGGTTTCGTTCCATTCCCATTCAGATCATCGTTTTCTGGGCACTGTAGAAAAAGAAGCCACTTTCTCCAATCCTAAAACCACTAGCccaaataaaggcaaagaaaag gAGGCTGAGGATGGTGTTATTGCTTATGATGATTGTGGGGTGAAATTGACCATTGCTTTTCAAGCCAAGGATGTGGAAGGATCTACATCTCCTCAAATAGGAGACAAG GTTGAATTTAGTATTAGTGACAAACAGAGGCCTGGACAGCAGATTGCAACTTGTGTTCGACTTTTAGGTCGTAATTCCAACTCCAAGAGGCTCTTGGGTTATGTGGCAACTCTGAAGGATAATTTTGGATTTAttgaaacagccaatcatgataAGGAAATCTTTTTCCATTACAG tGAGTTCTCTGGTGATGTTGATAGCTTGGAACTGGGAGACATGGTCGAGTATAGCTTGTCCAAAGGCAAAGGCAACAAAGTCAGTGCagaaaaagtgaacaaaacacaCTCAG TGAATGGCATTACTGAGGAAGCTGATCCCACCATCTACTCTGGCAAAGTCATTCGCCCTTTGAGGAGTGTTGATCCAACACAGACTGAGTACCAAGGAATGATTGAGATTGTGGAGGAAG GGGATATGAAAGGTGAAGTCTATCCATTTGGCATAGTTGGGATGGCCAACAAAGGGGACTGCCTGCAGAAAGGGGAGAGTGTCAAGTTCCAGTTGTGTGTCCTGGGCCAAAATGCACAGACTATGGCCTACAACATCACACCCCTGCGTAGGGCCACAGTGGAGTGTGTGAAAGATCAG ttTGGCTTCATTAATTATGAAGTAGGAGATAGCAAGAAGCTCTTTTTCCATGTGAAAGAAGTTCAAGATGGCATTGAGCTACAGGCTGGAGATGAGGTGGAATTCTCAGTGATTCTTAATCAGCGCACTGGCAAGTGCAGTGCTTGTAATGTTTGGCGAGTCTg CGAGGGCCCCAAGGCTGTTGCAGCTCCACGACCAGATAGGTTGGTCAATCGCTTGAAGAACATCACCCTGGATGATGCCAGTGCTCCTCGCCTAATGGTTCTTCGTCAGCCAAGGGGACCAGATAACTCAATG GGATTTGGTGCAGAAAGAAAGATTCGTCAAGCTGGTGTCATTGACTAA